Proteins encoded within one genomic window of Streptomyces sp. NBC_01314:
- a CDS encoding extracellular solute-binding protein — protein MRRGIAATALVASIALTATACGGSDSGDSADGPVTITWWDTSNATNEAPTYKALVKEFEAANKDIKVKYVNVPFDQAQNKFDTAAGATGAPDILRSEVGWTPAFAKKGFFLPLDGTDALKDQDKFQPSLIKQAQYDGKTYGVPFVTDTLALVYNKALFEKAGITEAPRSWDDLKKAAATIKDKTDVDGYWGSTQAYYAQSFLYGEGTDTVDVAAKKITVDSAEAKKAYGTWLDLFDGKGLHKADTTADAYAHIQDAFVNGKVASIVQGPWEITNFYKGSAFKDKANLGIATVPAGSTGKAGAPTGGHNLSVYAGSDKAHQEASLKFVNFMTSAKSQETIALKNSTLPTRDDAYTTEVKADPGIAGYQTVLAAAQPRPELPEYSSLWGPLDTELLAVAGGKESLDKGLGNAETAIAKLVPDFGK, from the coding sequence ATGCGGCGTGGCATAGCGGCCACCGCGCTGGTGGCGTCGATCGCCCTCACGGCGACGGCCTGCGGCGGAAGCGACAGCGGCGACTCGGCCGACGGTCCGGTCACCATCACCTGGTGGGACACCTCCAACGCCACCAATGAGGCACCGACGTACAAGGCCTTGGTCAAGGAGTTCGAGGCCGCCAACAAGGACATCAAGGTCAAGTACGTCAACGTGCCCTTCGACCAGGCGCAGAACAAGTTCGACACCGCCGCCGGCGCCACGGGCGCCCCGGACATCCTGCGCTCCGAGGTCGGCTGGACCCCCGCCTTCGCCAAGAAGGGCTTCTTCCTGCCGCTGGACGGCACCGACGCCCTCAAGGACCAGGACAAGTTCCAGCCCAGCCTGATCAAGCAGGCCCAGTACGACGGCAAGACCTACGGCGTCCCGTTCGTCACCGACACCCTCGCACTGGTCTACAACAAGGCCCTCTTCGAGAAGGCCGGCATCACCGAGGCCCCCAGGAGCTGGGACGACCTGAAGAAGGCCGCCGCCACCATCAAGGACAAGACCGACGTCGACGGCTACTGGGGCTCCACCCAGGCCTACTACGCCCAGTCCTTCCTCTACGGCGAGGGCACCGACACCGTCGACGTCGCCGCCAAGAAGATCACCGTCGACTCCGCCGAGGCGAAGAAGGCGTACGGCACCTGGCTGGACCTCTTCGACGGCAAGGGCCTGCACAAGGCGGACACCACGGCCGACGCCTACGCCCACATCCAGGACGCCTTCGTCAACGGCAAGGTCGCCTCGATCGTCCAGGGCCCGTGGGAGATCACCAACTTCTACAAGGGCTCGGCGTTCAAGGACAAGGCCAACCTGGGCATCGCCACCGTCCCGGCCGGCTCCACCGGCAAGGCGGGCGCCCCGACCGGCGGCCACAACCTGTCCGTCTACGCCGGCTCGGACAAGGCGCACCAGGAGGCGTCGCTGAAGTTCGTCAACTTCATGACCTCGGCGAAGTCCCAGGAGACCATCGCCCTGAAGAACTCCACGCTGCCCACGCGTGACGACGCCTACACCACCGAGGTCAAGGCCGACCCGGGCATCGCCGGCTACCAGACCGTCCTCGCCGCCGCCCAGCCGCGCCCCGAGCTGCCCGAGTACAGCTCGCTGTGGGGCCCGCTCGACACCGAGCTGCTCGCCGTCGCCGGCGGCAAGGAGTCCCTCGACAAGGGCCTGGGCAACGCGGAGACCGCGATCGCCAAGCTGGTCCCCGATTTCGGCAAGTGA
- a CDS encoding sugar ABC transporter permease — MSTTTVKTTAPEDRSAARTTAPRGTRRRGENSLAGAIASHAILIVASLAALFPIAWLLFLSLGPDKDDYLHPGRIFGKMTFANYSYVLQETPFFDWLVSTLVVSLGTTVIGVLIAATTGYAVSRMRFPGYRKFMWVLLVTQMFPVAVLMVPMYEILSELKLIDSYLGLVLVYCSTAVPYCAWLLKGYFDTIPFEIDEAGRVDGLTPFGTFARLILPLAKPGLAVAAFYSFITAFGEVAFASTFMLSDTKYTFAVGLQSFVSEHDAQRNLMAATAVLVAIPVSAFFYLVQKNLVTGLTAGGTKG; from the coding sequence ATGAGCACCACGACCGTCAAGACCACGGCTCCGGAAGACCGGTCGGCCGCGCGGACCACCGCGCCCCGCGGCACGCGCCGACGCGGCGAGAACAGCCTCGCCGGGGCCATCGCCTCCCACGCGATCCTCATCGTGGCGAGTCTGGCCGCGCTCTTCCCGATCGCCTGGCTGCTGTTCCTGTCCCTCGGCCCGGACAAGGACGATTACCTGCATCCCGGGCGCATCTTCGGCAAGATGACATTTGCCAACTACTCGTACGTGCTCCAGGAGACACCGTTCTTCGACTGGCTGGTCAGCACCCTCGTCGTCTCGCTCGGCACCACCGTCATCGGGGTGCTGATCGCGGCGACCACCGGCTACGCGGTCTCCCGCATGCGCTTTCCGGGCTACCGGAAGTTCATGTGGGTGCTCCTGGTCACGCAGATGTTCCCGGTAGCCGTACTGATGGTCCCGATGTACGAGATCCTGTCGGAACTGAAGCTCATCGACAGCTACCTCGGCCTCGTCCTCGTCTACTGCTCGACGGCCGTGCCGTACTGCGCCTGGCTGCTCAAGGGCTACTTCGACACGATCCCCTTCGAGATCGACGAGGCCGGACGCGTCGACGGGCTGACCCCCTTCGGCACGTTCGCACGGCTGATCCTGCCGCTCGCCAAGCCGGGCCTCGCGGTCGCCGCGTTCTACAGCTTCATCACCGCGTTCGGGGAGGTCGCGTTCGCCTCGACGTTCATGCTGTCCGACACGAAGTACACCTTCGCCGTCGGCCTGCAGAGCTTCGTCAGCGAACACGACGCCCAGCGCAACCTGATGGCCGCCACCGCCGTACTGGTCGCGATCCCCGTCTCCGCGTTCTTCTACCTCGTGCAGAAGAACCTGGTGACCGGGCTGACGGCCGGCGGCACCAAGGGCTGA
- a CDS encoding LacI family DNA-binding transcriptional regulator — MTTRLADIAAQAGVSEATVSRVLNGKPGVAATTRQSVLAALDVLGYERPVRLRQRSAGLVGLITPELENPIFPALAQVIGQALTRQGYTPVLATQTPGGSTEDELTEMLVDRGVAGIIFVSGLHADTSADMQRYEQLRAQGVPFVLVDGFSPKVQAPFISPDDRAAMSLAVTHLVSLGHTRIGLALGPKRFVPVQRKIEGFVRTMQDQLGLAAATVESEFVQHSLYTLEGGQAAALALIDRKCTAVVCASDMMALGAIRAARQRGLQVPQDVSVVGFDDSPLIAFTDPPLTTVRKPVPAMGQAAVRTLLEEIGGTPAPHSEFVFMPELVVRGSTASAPGDRSRT; from the coding sequence GTGACCACACGGCTTGCCGACATCGCAGCCCAGGCGGGGGTCAGCGAGGCGACTGTCAGCCGCGTCCTGAACGGGAAGCCGGGCGTCGCCGCCACCACTCGCCAGTCCGTTCTGGCCGCCCTCGACGTCCTGGGCTACGAGCGGCCCGTACGGCTGCGTCAGCGCAGCGCGGGCCTGGTGGGCCTCATAACCCCGGAGCTGGAGAACCCCATATTCCCGGCCCTGGCCCAGGTCATCGGCCAGGCTCTGACCCGGCAGGGCTACACCCCGGTCCTCGCCACCCAGACCCCCGGCGGTTCGACGGAGGACGAGCTGACCGAGATGCTCGTCGACCGCGGTGTCGCCGGCATCATCTTCGTCTCCGGTCTGCACGCCGACACCTCGGCCGACATGCAGCGATACGAGCAGCTGCGCGCCCAGGGTGTGCCGTTCGTCCTCGTGGACGGTTTCTCGCCGAAGGTGCAGGCGCCCTTCATCTCGCCGGACGACCGGGCGGCGATGTCCCTCGCGGTGACGCATCTGGTGTCCCTCGGGCACACTCGGATAGGTCTGGCCCTGGGCCCCAAGCGCTTCGTCCCGGTCCAGCGCAAGATCGAGGGTTTCGTCCGGACGATGCAGGACCAGCTGGGCCTGGCGGCCGCGACGGTCGAGTCCGAGTTCGTCCAGCACTCCCTTTACACCCTGGAGGGCGGCCAGGCGGCGGCCCTGGCGCTCATCGACCGGAAGTGCACGGCGGTGGTGTGCGCGAGCGACATGATGGCGCTGGGCGCGATCCGGGCGGCCCGGCAGCGGGGCCTTCAGGTGCCGCAGGACGTCTCGGTCGTCGGTTTCGACGACTCCCCCCTGATCGCGTTCACCGATCCCCCACTGACGACGGTCCGCAAGCCGGTCCCGGCGATGGGGCAGGCCGCGGTGCGTACGTTGCTGGAGGAGATCGGCGGGACGCCGGCGCCCCACAGTGAGTTCGTGTTCATGCCGGAACTGGTGGTGCGGGGGTCGACTGCTTCGGCTCCTGGGGAC
- a CDS encoding carbohydrate ABC transporter permease yields MTVAIDRATGKRRGEPGGRPGRLTRLRQSYQRYWYAYAMIAPVVVVLGVLVLYPLARGFYLTLTNANSLNSARTIGVNHIKATYEFIGLDNYADILWGPTSYDRFWSHFVWTIVWTALCVALHYVIGLGLALLLDQKLRGRTFYRLILVLPWAVPTFVTVFGWRFMLADGGVINAGLEALHLPAPLWLEDTFWQRFAAIMVNTWCGVPFMMVSLLGGLQSIDTSLYEAAEMDGASAWQRFRYVTLPGLRSVSSTVVLLGIIWTFNQFAVIFLLFGDTAPEAQILVTWAYYLGFGQQPRDFAQSAAYGILLLAILIVFTSVYRRWLNRDEQQLAI; encoded by the coding sequence ATGACAGTCGCCATCGACCGAGCGACCGGCAAGCGCCGAGGTGAACCGGGCGGGCGCCCGGGCCGGCTGACGCGTCTGAGGCAGTCGTACCAGCGGTACTGGTACGCGTACGCGATGATCGCCCCGGTGGTCGTCGTGCTCGGCGTCCTGGTGCTGTATCCGCTGGCGCGCGGTTTCTATCTCACGCTCACCAACGCCAACAGCCTCAACTCGGCGCGCACCATCGGCGTCAACCACATCAAGGCCACCTACGAGTTCATCGGCCTCGACAACTACGCCGACATCCTGTGGGGCCCGACCTCGTACGACCGTTTCTGGTCGCACTTCGTCTGGACGATCGTCTGGACGGCCCTCTGCGTCGCCCTGCACTACGTCATCGGGCTCGGCCTCGCGCTGCTGCTCGACCAGAAGCTGCGCGGCCGCACCTTCTACCGGCTGATCCTGGTCCTGCCGTGGGCCGTGCCCACCTTCGTCACCGTCTTCGGCTGGCGGTTCATGCTCGCCGACGGCGGTGTCATCAACGCCGGCCTCGAAGCGCTGCACCTGCCGGCCCCGCTGTGGCTGGAGGACACCTTCTGGCAGCGGTTCGCCGCGATCATGGTCAACACGTGGTGCGGTGTGCCGTTCATGATGGTCTCGCTGCTCGGCGGACTGCAGTCCATCGACACGTCCCTGTACGAGGCCGCGGAGATGGACGGCGCGAGTGCCTGGCAGCGCTTCCGCTACGTCACCCTGCCGGGCCTGAGGTCCGTCAGCTCCACCGTCGTACTCCTCGGCATCATCTGGACGTTCAACCAGTTCGCCGTCATCTTCCTGCTGTTCGGCGACACCGCGCCCGAAGCGCAGATCCTCGTGACCTGGGCGTACTACCTCGGCTTCGGACAACAGCCGCGTGACTTCGCGCAGTCGGCGGCCTACGGCATCCTGCTGCTGGCCATCCTGATCGTCTTCACCTCCGTCTACCGCCGCTGGCTGAACCGCGATGAGCAGCAGCTCGCGATCTGA